A window of the Phaseolus vulgaris cultivar G19833 chromosome 5, P. vulgaris v2.0, whole genome shotgun sequence genome harbors these coding sequences:
- the LOC137834110 gene encoding uncharacterized mitochondrial protein AtMg00810-like yields the protein MLLAIAATKNWHLKQLDVNNAFLHRDLNEEVYLLPPLGIKVKTGQVCKLVKSLYGLKQARRQCFTILLVYVDDIILAGKSISDIEQVTRHLDKVFKVKDLGDLKFFLGLEIARSNKGIHVSQRKYALNIIYEVGLLAAKPCATPMKKDTKNMFLKGISIKDVTAYQRLIGRLLYLTNTMPDISYCVQFLSQFLQAPTSEHHNAEHRVLRYIKGTPGQGLFFSDNSDLQLKGFCDSDWASCPQTRRSTTGFCVFEGSSLISWKSKK from the exons ATGCTACTTGCCATTGCTGCCACAAAGAACTGGCACCTTAAACAACTAGATGTGAACAATGCGTTTCTGCATAGGGATCTAAATGAGGAAGTCTACTTGCTACCTCCACTTGGCATCAAGGTTAAAACTGGACAGGTTTGCAAGCTAGTAAAATCATTAtatggtttgaaacaagcaAGACGACAATG TTTTACTATATTActagtatatgtggatgacattatTCTTGCAGGAAAATCTATATCAGACATAGAACAAGTTACACGACACCTAGACAAAGTTTTTAAAGTAAAAGACTTAGGCGATTTGAAGTTCTTTCTTGGTCTCGAGATAGCCAGATCTAATAAGGGCATTCATGTTTCCCAAAGGAAATATGCTCTAAACATCATCTACGAAGTTGGTCTACTTGCTGCTAAACCTTGTGCCACACCTATGAAGAAGGATACAAAGAACATGTTTCTAAAAGGAATTTCCATAAAAGATGTTACTGCTTATCAAAGACTCATTGGAAGGCTACTATATCTTACAAATACCATGCCCGACATAAGCTATTGTGTCCAGTTTCTAAGTCAATTCCTGCAAGCACCAACTTCAGAACATCACAATGCTGAACACCGAGTTCTACGTTACATTAAAGGAACTCCTGGACAAGGACTTTTCTTCTCTGACAATTCGGATCTCCAGCTTAAAGGTTTCTGTGATTCAGATTGGGCAAGTTGTCCACAAACTAGGCGATCAACAACCGGTTTTTGTGTTTTTGAGGGCTCTTCGCTGATTAGCTGGAAATCCAAGAAGTAG